The nucleotide sequence AGGGTTCAGGATCCCAGCACACCAGGTGTATGTGCGAGTTGGGCGCCAGTGGGGTGACCTGCTAAGAAATGTCATCAGCACCAAAAGCTTGATGCACAGCAGCCCAGGTTGTAAGAATGCAGGGCTGCCCATGACAGCCTCCCAAGGTAACCACAGCTAAACCAGGACCTTCAGATATAAATGTGCCCCTGGTCAGCCAGCAGCAGTATGGGCAGCCCAGGACAAGTACACACCAGGAGATGAGCACATTCCCTTGGCCCAAGACTGATCCTCCTCTGTCTGAGGCGCTCGTCTGCTTCAGCTGAGAAGGGTAGGCCTCgggggtgtggggcaggggtggggggaagggcacgTGCTGAGCCAGGCAGATCAGCGGCCACTGCCCCCCAACATTAGCAGCAGGATGTAGCCCCATCTCCCTAGGAGCCCTGGAGAGGCAGAGCAGCAGAGGAGCCCAGGACccgtttccctccctcctccacggAGAACATCAGCCTGGGAATCCCACAGTGTTGGGAGGAAACGCCTCTAGTCATAGATTAACCATCTGCAGTGACAGAGAAGGAATCGAAGGCTGGGAAGGATTTTGTTTAAGTATAATAAAAGCATATTCAGGCAGCCTTGCATAAAAAGCCTTCATCCAAGATAACTAGCAGTTTAGGTGAGCCAGGAGGcacatttattttgttgatttgggATAGAAAGACCTGAAGTGGGGAGACTTGGCAGGTTCTCCATACACTTCAGGGGGCAGGTCCTTCCCAGGGGGCAGCCTGATGTGAGGGAAGGAGAACAGGGTGTGGCGTGCAGTCAGAATGAGGTCTGGTCCCtgcccgagcctcagtttcctcctctaaaGGATGAAGATCCACCCGGtcagtggagggaggaggaggaaggcgagGATTGCAAGAGTGAAGGGATTCTTAAAAGCCAAATCCACACAGCTAAGCATAGCAATGCCCAGGTGTTTCTCTCACTAAAACCTCTGCCAGTGCTGAAAGGAGCCTGGGGACAGGTGCAGATGGCCCAAGTTCCATCTGCCTCCTCTGGCCTGTCTCCTGCAGCCTCCTCCCTGCACTAAAGCTCAGGGCTACAAAGGGGCCTGTCTCCTTGGACCTCTACTGGGCCCTGGAGGGACCAGACAGAACCTTCTGGGACCATGGTTGGACTAAAGCCTTCAGACGTACCTCCCACAACAGCTGTGAAGTTCCTGGGGGCAGGCACAGCGGCCTGTTTTGCTGATCTCCTCACCTTTCCACTGGACACAGCCAAGGTTCGCCTGCAGGTAGGTGCTTTTTGGCAAGGGTCATTGTTCAGATGATGTTCAGACCCCTCATGTCTGCCAGCATGCTCTTCCTTACGCAGAACCCTGAGCAGGCCACTCACTACTCCACTGTTTCAACCCTGCCTCACCATTtccccatcaccatcatccaagacaaaaaaaatcttaattaatCCCTTGGACCCTTCATGGCCTCACAGTAGTCTGTAAACCATAAAGTGTGAAGTAAAAGtaaccatgtgaccttggacaaaccGTCAACCACTTGTGGGAAAAACAATCTGCCCTCCATGTGCTCTGAGGGTTGAGCACCACACCGTGTATAACAGCTTATGAGCTATAAGCTGCCGCACGAGCCTCAGTTATTTTTACTGGGGATGTGATGGCTGTATAATCATGCTTGTTCTTGAAAACCAGCcccatcagggtgcctgggtggctcagtcggttgagcatccgacttcagctcaggtcatgatctcacggtctgtgagttcgagccccgcgtcgggctctgtgctgacagctcagagcctggaccctgcttcagattctgtgtctccctctctctctgccccttccctgctcatgctctgtctgtctctgtctcaaaaataaataaaaacatttaaaaaagaaaaaaagaaaaccagcccCATCTGCCCCCTCTCCGCTCATGTCTCTGCCGGGATGTTCCTCAGATCCAAGGGGAGAACCAGGCGACGCAGGCAGCCCGGAGAACCCAGTACCGTGGCGTGCTGGGCACCATCCTGACCATGGTGCGCACCGAGGGCCCCCGCAGCCCCTACAACGGGCTGGTCGCTGGCCTGCAGCGCCAGATGAGCTTTGCCTCCATCCGCATCGGCCTCTACGACTCTGTCAAGCAGTTCTACACCCCCAAAGGATCAGACCGTGAGTGTCTGGTATCTTGTAGACACCAAAGCGGTGGGCAGAAGCATACTCAAGGCTAGTGGGTCAGAGATGAGGGCAGTGCAGActcagaggcagagctggggcgTGGGAGGCTGGTAACAGACACTCATGAGGAGGCTGAGCCACTGTCAGGAAAGCTCTAGAAGCCTGGCCTAGAAGAAGAGGCAGGCATCAGGCAGGGGCAGCTCCCCAGAGAAGAGCATCAAGTCCAGAGAAGGGCTGGGTGGCAGAACACTggcccactctctctccttctctccagaCTCCAGCATCACTACCCGGATTTTGGCAGGCTGCACCACAGGAGCCATGGCGGTATCATGTGCCCAGCCCACGGACGTGGTGAAGGTCCGATTTCAGGCCAGCATACACCTTGGGGCTGGGAGCAGCAGGAAGTACAGCGGGACAATGGATGCCTACAGGACCATCGCCAGGGAGGAAGGGGTCAGGGGCCTATGGAAAGGTAGGTCTGGACTCCAGACTCAGAGGGCCTTGGGCAGAGCATTCCCTACCCTAGGGCTAGGGCAGAGTACTAGGCAAGGAGAGATCTCCAAGCATGGTGTATTCCAGTGATTCTGAAAGAACAACCCAACCAAAACTGTCACACTGCCCTGCCACAGTACCCCAAATTCAGTTCAACTTGTCAACCTTTCAGCGTGCACAGGCTgctgtgagggagacagaaattaATAGAAGACACTTTCCACAGCCTCGTGGCTCTCACAGACAGAGATAAGCCATGTCGAGGAACAGCATTCCACAGGGGAGGATGTGCTAGGTTCATACAGAGGTgtggggccagaggcaggagaggccaTGTAGTCTCCAGGGGTGGTGACGGAAGGTGATGCTTACACTGGGCCTCAAGGCTCAGTGGGCTCTAGATGTGTGGAGACGGAAGGGAAGGACTTCCCCAGCAAAGCCCTATCAGGGGTGACTACAGGACATGGAGAAGAAATAGAGGCTGCTGGAGGAGGCAGCTATGAGTTGTCAGGCACAGGGAGGTGCGGTGTGGAGGGGGCTTCTTCAGGAACAAGACTTCAGGATTCCCCGTGTGTCCACGTGGTGACTTTGACAAATGCCGGAGTCTCTCTCACATGTGGATTGGGGGTCATACTAATCTTTGCAGAAGGAACAGTGACCCAGTGAAGGTTAAGGACAGGACACCTGGTCACAGCCTTATTTGCTATGTGCTTTCTCAGAACCCAGCCCTCGTCTATGATATCAGTGGCGTGGCCTTGATGCTCTCCTGGGGCCCCCCAGGGCCACCTTCCATCACTGCTCCACGAGCCTTGCCTCTCTCTTCCAAAGAAAGACTTCCTTGTCTGGCTTTAGCCAGGTCTCAGGGAAGcccattttaattttgataggtATTACAGATTATTCTCCAAAATATGGCTCAAGCCATAAGAGGGcctctctgttttctgtctctgaggTGGATATAGATAATCTAAGAGTTGTTAACTCCAGAGAGGAAAGTGTAGAATCTGCTCAACTGAGGCAGGCTCCTCTGTGGAGCCTCCCTGGAATGGAACATTCCATTCCTCCCTGGAATGGAACATTCTGTTCCCCAAACTGGGGCCTGTGACCTTGCAACCCGGGAGCCCACATCTCCTATTTTCCACTCATCGGCCCTCACCTCCTCCTTAACAGGAACTTTGCCCAACATCACAAGGAACGCCATCGTCAACTGTGCTGAGATGGTGACCTATGACATCATCAAGGAGAAGCTGCTAGACTATCACCTGCTCACTGGTGAGGCCTTGGGCTCCAGGCAGCTGCACTCCCACAGCAGGGAGGGAACCTAGAATTACAGAGTGGGCACTACTCAGAGACACCTGGGTGttagaaggagcagagagaagagcagcGCCCGATAAAAATGCCCAGTGTAGGAGCGCCTCTCTACTCGCTAGATGGGGTGCTGCccgattcatgaatcatttaatagagccaattagatcttttaaaaaatgcccgGTCCATCATTGTGACAAGTGGGAAAGAGCCCTGAGCAGGGAGGCCAAAGACCTGGCTTCCAGCCAGCACTTCCCACCATGCCTCTTTAAGTAAGAGTCTCCTTCTCTGACTTCATTTTCCTCTAATGAGGTCATTGGGCTGCATAGCCTTCCAGCTCTGGGACAGCCCTGTTCTATTTTGCGAGTACTGTGAGAGGTTTAGACAGCACTATCCTTACACGCGAGGAGTTCACAGTTTGGTGAAGGACAAACGATGATGCACATGGAACAGAGAGCAAGTGTGCTGCCATCTCACAGCTCGATATTtgccctgccctctcctgctaCAGACAACTTGCCCTGCCACTTCATCTCTGCCTTTGGAGCCGGCTTCTGTGCCACAGTGGTGGCCTCCCCAGTGGACGTGGTGAAGACCCGGTACATGAACTCGCCCCCAGGCCAATACCGCAGCCCCTTGGACTGTATGCTGAAGATGGTGGCCCATGAGGGCCCCACAGCTTTCTATAAGGGGTGAGCCTCCCCCTTCCTGCTTCCAGCACCCCCTCCCAGAGAACCCGGGcttgtttccttccctccttccttctttccctccttccatgTATAATATGCCCGCCATGGGTCCACCTGGGGACATGGTGGTGAACAGCACAGATGTAAATGCCTccaaggaaaaatataaagaactatgggagtttaaaaaaaaaaaaaggaccaaatcTGATTTGGAGAGTCAGGGAAGGCTGCCTGAGAAAAAGAAGTCTAGGCATAGGTCAGAGTGCTTATTgggcaggagagaaggagggagaggtggTTGGCAATCTTGACTTTTCTCCAACCCACAGTCATGACTGTGGAGCACCACTGATGGCGGCCAAAATGCCCAACACACTTCACATTGTCTTGCTTCTGTGTCTTTGCTTTTACCATTCCCTCTTAATGGAATGCCTTAAATCTTAGCCATGCTTCAGAACTagttcaaatgccaccttctcccCAGCGCTCTCAGGTCAAATTTTTCCTCCTCCCTGTGAGCTTCAGCAATGCTTCCTTGATATCATTTTTTATGGTATTTACCACCTCCTACTTTGTGTTATAGGATTTGTAAGTTTCAATTATCGCCCATGCTAGCTCGTAATGATCACAAACTTAAAATGTCAGAGCCGTGGCTCTAACCCAAATCATCAGATGCTACCTCCCCACTTCCACCTCCTACCACTGATGCCTTCAGCAGCCAGTTTTCTGGTGCCCAACCATAGATTGGACCAAACATGCAATCAGGTTCTCAACCCTGGGAGTGACATAATAAAACTATTTCAGTTGGCAGATTGTTCTTTCCCTGTAAGTGCTTCTATCATTACAATCGATCAGTGGTAGCCACCTGTCTCAGTTCATTCTTTCACTtggaaaacatttactgagcatctcctatgtgctgggccctgtgctTCCCTCAGAGAGCAGCAGACACACGggtgacatttattgagcatttactgatACTGGGCCCTGCACCGTGTGCTGTATAGTAACTCACTGAAtccttcacaacaaccctatgaggtcaGTAttgttattttgcttattttacagatga is from Neofelis nebulosa isolate mNeoNeb1 chromosome 10, mNeoNeb1.pri, whole genome shotgun sequence and encodes:
- the UCP3 gene encoding putative mitochondrial transporter UCP3, encoding MVGLKPSDVPPTTAVKFLGAGTAACFADLLTFPLDTAKVRLQIQGENQATQAARRTQYRGVLGTILTMVRTEGPRSPYNGLVAGLQRQMSFASIRIGLYDSVKQFYTPKGSDHSSITTRILAGCTTGAMAVSCAQPTDVVKVRFQASIHLGAGSSRKYSGTMDAYRTIAREEGVRGLWKGTLPNITRNAIVNCAEMVTYDIIKEKLLDYHLLTDNLPCHFISAFGAGFCATVVASPVDVVKTRYMNSPPGQYRSPLDCMLKMVAHEGPTAFYKGFTPSFLRLGAWNVAMFVTYEQLKRALMNVQMLRESPF